In Pseudoduganella albidiflava, a single window of DNA contains:
- a CDS encoding ExbD/TolR family protein translates to MAFGGFNHHRQKESMADINVTPMVDVMLVLLVIFILAAPMFTHAVKLDLPKAQASGAPQPADAVRISIDAAGTVYWNEEAVQPAELQPRLAGAARRDPQPELQLRADRATRYEAVAQLMAAAQQEGLTKLVFVTDPKGNE, encoded by the coding sequence ATGGCATTCGGCGGATTCAACCATCACCGGCAAAAGGAATCGATGGCCGACATCAACGTCACGCCGATGGTGGACGTGATGCTGGTGCTGCTGGTGATCTTCATCCTCGCCGCGCCGATGTTTACGCACGCGGTGAAGCTCGACCTGCCGAAGGCCCAGGCATCCGGCGCGCCGCAGCCGGCGGACGCCGTGCGGATTTCCATCGATGCCGCCGGCACCGTGTACTGGAACGAGGAAGCCGTGCAGCCGGCCGAGCTGCAGCCGCGCCTGGCCGGCGCCGCGCGGCGCGACCCGCAACCCGAACTGCAACTGCGCGCCGACCGCGCCACCCGCTACGAAGCGGTGGCGCAACTGATGGCGGCGGCACAGCAGGAAGGCTTGACGAAGCTGGTCTTCGTCACCGACCCGAAGGGAAATGAATAA
- a CDS encoding ParD-like family protein, translating into MGIVKISDQMHENLRIASGALSRSINAQAEHWLRIGLLAETNPDLNYSDLCQLLLRGETGQGPLRLTPVKGEALHDA; encoded by the coding sequence ATGGGCATCGTAAAAATCTCCGACCAGATGCATGAGAACCTGCGCATCGCCAGCGGCGCACTGAGCCGCTCGATCAATGCGCAGGCCGAGCACTGGCTGCGCATCGGCCTGCTGGCCGAAACCAACCCCGACCTGAACTACAGCGACCTGTGCCAGCTGCTGCTGCGCGGCGAGACCGGCCAGGGCCCTCTTCGGCTGACGCCGGTAAAAGGAGAGGCGCTGCACGATGCGTAA
- a CDS encoding barstar family protein — MASITLDGAAIRDEASFHAASRAAFGFNDHVAPTMDSWIDALSYLRDEEGMTKFRLKPNEVLEIAITGSAAMKAAVPDLLEEIAFCIGGINERYEDYGEKPALKLVLK, encoded by the coding sequence ATGGCCAGCATCACCCTGGACGGCGCGGCGATCCGCGACGAAGCAAGCTTTCATGCCGCCAGCCGCGCGGCATTCGGTTTCAACGACCATGTGGCGCCCACGATGGATTCGTGGATCGACGCCCTGTCCTACCTGCGCGATGAAGAGGGCATGACGAAGTTCCGGCTCAAGCCGAACGAAGTCCTGGAAATCGCCATCACCGGTTCGGCGGCGATGAAGGCCGCGGTGCCGGACCTGCTCGAGGAAATCGCCTTCTGCATCGGCGGCATCAACGAGCGCTACGAGGATTACGGCGAAAAGCCGGCGCTCAAGCTCGTGCTGAAGTAG
- a CDS encoding VOC family protein encodes MIKGLRTAIYPVKDLPAAKAWYSEVFGAAPYFDQPFYVGFAIGGFELGLTPDGEPGKSGVEVYWGVDDIEAEVARILALGASTHSAIQDVGDGIRVAELADPFGNVLALIHNPHFDPQAVR; translated from the coding sequence ATGATCAAGGGACTGCGCACCGCCATCTACCCCGTGAAAGACCTGCCCGCCGCGAAGGCGTGGTACAGCGAAGTGTTCGGCGCCGCGCCGTACTTCGACCAGCCGTTCTACGTGGGCTTCGCCATCGGCGGTTTCGAACTGGGATTGACGCCGGATGGCGAGCCGGGCAAGTCCGGCGTGGAAGTCTACTGGGGCGTCGACGACATCGAGGCCGAAGTCGCCCGCATCCTCGCCCTGGGCGCCAGCACGCACTCGGCCATCCAGGATGTGGGCGACGGCATCAGGGTGGCCGAACTGGCGGACCCGTTCGGCAACGTGCTGGCCCTCATCCATAACCCCCACTTCGATCCGCAAGCCGTGCGCTGA
- the map gene encoding type I methionyl aminopeptidase yields MRKKNSDAILIKSPEQVELSRVAGQLAADVLTMIGPHVKPGVSTEDLDKLCNDYIVNVLQVIPANVGYAGFTKTVCTSVNEVVCHGIPSPKKVLKDGDIINIDVAVIKDGWFGDTSRMYYVGNPGKAARKLCEVTYDAMWAGIRAVKPGATLGDVGHAIQVVAESAGFSVVRDYCGHGIGMVYHEDPQVLHYGRPGMGLKLEPGMIFTIEPMINAGKHQTRALPDGWTVVTADRSLSAQWEHMVTVTATGFDVLTLAPGEKAQ; encoded by the coding sequence ATGCGTAAGAAGAACAGCGATGCCATCCTGATCAAGTCGCCGGAACAGGTGGAACTGTCGCGCGTCGCCGGCCAGCTGGCGGCCGATGTGCTGACGATGATCGGCCCGCACGTGAAGCCGGGCGTGAGCACCGAAGACCTGGACAAGCTGTGCAACGACTACATCGTCAACGTGCTGCAGGTGATTCCAGCCAACGTGGGCTATGCCGGCTTCACGAAGACCGTCTGCACCTCCGTCAACGAAGTGGTATGCCATGGCATTCCCTCGCCGAAGAAGGTGCTGAAGGACGGCGACATCATCAACATCGACGTGGCCGTGATCAAGGATGGCTGGTTCGGCGACACGAGCCGCATGTACTACGTGGGCAATCCCGGCAAGGCGGCCCGCAAGCTGTGCGAAGTGACGTATGACGCCATGTGGGCCGGCATCCGCGCCGTGAAGCCGGGCGCCACGCTGGGCGACGTGGGCCATGCGATCCAGGTGGTGGCGGAAAGCGCCGGCTTTTCGGTGGTCCGCGACTATTGCGGCCACGGCATCGGCATGGTGTACCACGAAGATCCGCAGGTGCTGCACTATGGCCGCCCCGGCATGGGACTGAAGCTGGAACCGGGCATGATCTTCACGATCGAGCCGATGATCAACGCCGGCAAGCACCAGACCCGCGCGCTGCCCGATGGCTGGACCGTGGTGACCGCCGACCGCTCGCTGTCGGCGCAGTGGGAACACATGGTGACCGTGACGGCCACCGGCTTCGACGTGCTGACCCTGGCACCGGGCGAAAAGGCGCAGTGA
- a CDS encoding MotA/TolQ/ExbB proton channel family protein yields the protein MEHFTFAGYWERGDAISHAIAWLLLAMSLASWFFILSKGLMSWRVRRSARVVQRFWDAPTLADGVAVVSAGDAEGIYLALAEQCTVPAPDGKGNSLGTAVGRSEQVTRLLRDAIHRSTVRLELGLTLLASIASTAPFVGLLGTVWGIYHALAAVSSSGAVEIDKVAGPVGEALIMTGVGLMVAIPAVLAYNGFNRVNRLTLSELDAFAYDLHAYLTQDAAKR from the coding sequence ATGGAACACTTCACCTTCGCAGGATACTGGGAACGTGGCGACGCGATCAGCCACGCCATCGCCTGGCTGCTGCTGGCGATGTCGCTGGCGAGCTGGTTCTTCATCCTGTCGAAAGGGCTGATGTCATGGCGGGTGCGCCGCAGCGCGCGCGTGGTGCAGCGGTTCTGGGATGCGCCCACGCTGGCCGACGGCGTGGCGGTGGTCTCGGCGGGTGACGCGGAAGGCATCTACCTGGCGCTGGCCGAGCAGTGCACGGTCCCGGCGCCCGATGGCAAGGGCAATTCGCTCGGCACCGCGGTGGGTCGTTCCGAACAGGTCACGCGGCTGTTGCGCGATGCGATCCACCGCTCCACGGTGCGGCTCGAATTGGGCCTGACATTGCTGGCGTCGATCGCTTCCACCGCGCCGTTCGTCGGCCTGCTGGGCACCGTATGGGGCATCTACCATGCGCTGGCGGCCGTGTCCTCGTCCGGTGCCGTGGAAATCGACAAGGTGGCCGGCCCCGTTGGCGAAGCGCTGATCATGACCGGCGTGGGCCTGATGGTGGCGATCCCCGCCGTGCTGGCCTATAACGGCTTCAACCGGGTCAACCGCCTGACGCTCTCCGAGCTCGACGCGTTCGCCTACGACCTGCACGCGTACCTGACCCAGGACGCGGCGAAGCGCTGA